From a region of the Nocardioides ginsengisegetis genome:
- a CDS encoding cold-shock protein, translating into MAQGTVKWFNAEKGFGFIAQEDGGDDVFVHYSAIQTQGYKSLDENQKVEFDVTQGPKGPQAENVRAI; encoded by the coding sequence ATGGCTCAGGGCACCGTTAAGTGGTTCAACGCCGAGAAGGGTTTCGGCTTCATTGCGCAGGAGGACGGCGGCGACGACGTCTTCGTGCACTACTCGGCCATCCAGACGCAGGGCTACAAGTCCCTGGATGAGAACCAGAAGGTTGAGTTCGACGTCACCCAGGGTCCGAAGGGCCCCCAGGCGGAGAACGTTCGCGCGATCTGA
- a CDS encoding metal-sensitive transcriptional regulator gives MPDDEHQHGYIHRKDDYLKRLRRIEGQARGLQRMVEEEKYCIDILTQVSAVTKALQAVSIGLLEEHMQHCVVDAARAGEAEAREKVAEAVDAIARLVRS, from the coding sequence ATGCCGGACGACGAGCACCAGCACGGATACATCCACCGCAAGGACGACTACCTCAAGCGGCTGCGCCGCATCGAGGGCCAGGCCCGCGGCCTCCAGCGGATGGTCGAGGAGGAGAAGTACTGCATCGACATCCTCACCCAGGTGTCCGCCGTGACCAAGGCCCTCCAGGCCGTCTCGATCGGCCTGCTCGAGGAGCACATGCAGCACTGCGTCGTCGACGCCGCCCGGGCCGGTGAGGCCGAGGCCCGCGAGAAGGTCGCCGAGGCCGTCGACGCCATCGCCCGGCTCGTCCGGTCCTGA
- a CDS encoding heavy-metal-associated domain-containing protein: MSSVSTTFTVTGMTCGHCVASVTEEISEIDGVQDVAVVLETGAVTVTSSHELDRASVEAAVTEAGYALT, encoded by the coding sequence ATGTCTTCTGTCTCCACCACCTTCACCGTCACCGGCATGACCTGCGGCCACTGCGTCGCCTCGGTCACCGAGGAGATCTCCGAGATCGACGGGGTCCAGGACGTCGCCGTCGTCCTCGAGACCGGTGCCGTCACCGTCACCAGCAGCCACGAGCTGGACCGCGCGAGCGTCGAGGCTGCCGTGACCGAGGCGGGCTACGCACTGACATGA
- a CDS encoding heavy metal translocating P-type ATPase, giving the protein MSTDVELAISGMTCASCANRIERKLNKLEGVTATVNYATERARVTYPGTLTTDDLVATVEAAGYAASLPRPETDDAPEVDVLRRRLVVAAVLSVPVLLLGMVPGLEFPGSGWVSLALTTPVVVWAGLPFHRAALANARHLTTTMDTLVSVGVGSAYAWSVVALVIGGHLYLEAAAVVTTFLLAGRWFEKRSKRRAGAALRALMELGAKEVTVLRDGVEQLVPAERLVAGDVFVVRPGEKVATDGVVESGTSAVDASMLTGESVPVEVGPGDEVVGATVNAGGRLVVRATRVGTDTQLAQMARLVEEAQNGKAQAQRLADRISGVFVPVVIVLALLTLAGWLLAGGTATEAFTAAVAVLIIACPCALGLATPTALMVGTGRGAQLGILIRGPEVLESTRRIDTVVLDKTGTVTTGRMSLVSVVAASGDSVEDVRRLAAAVEAASEHPVARAVAVAVPAPEPVEDFANEPGLGVTGRVAGIPVVVGGAGLFADRGLVVPDDLVAAVAAAQALGHVAVLVGWDGRARGVLAVADTVKPTSAEAVRSLRELGLTPVLLTGDHERAARAIAAEVGIERVVAGVLPSGKVDEIRRLQAEGRVVAMVGDGVNDAAALAQADLGLAMGTGTDVAIQASDLTLVRGDLRVAAVAVRLARRTLGTIKGNLFWAFAYNVAALPLAAAGLLDPMIAGAAMALSSVFVVSNSLRLRRFS; this is encoded by the coding sequence ATGAGCACCGACGTCGAGCTCGCGATCTCCGGGATGACGTGCGCGTCGTGCGCCAACCGGATCGAGCGCAAGCTCAACAAGCTCGAGGGCGTCACCGCGACGGTCAACTACGCCACCGAGCGGGCGCGCGTCACCTATCCGGGCACGCTCACGACCGACGACCTGGTCGCCACGGTCGAGGCGGCGGGGTACGCCGCGTCGCTGCCGCGCCCGGAGACCGACGACGCCCCGGAGGTCGACGTACTGCGTCGGCGGCTGGTGGTCGCCGCGGTGCTGAGCGTCCCGGTCCTGCTCCTGGGGATGGTGCCGGGCCTGGAGTTCCCCGGGTCGGGCTGGGTGTCCCTGGCGCTGACCACGCCGGTCGTGGTGTGGGCCGGCCTGCCGTTCCACCGTGCCGCGCTGGCCAACGCGCGACACCTGACGACCACCATGGACACGCTGGTGTCGGTGGGGGTCGGGTCGGCGTACGCCTGGTCGGTCGTGGCGCTGGTCATCGGCGGCCACCTCTACCTCGAGGCGGCGGCGGTCGTGACGACGTTCCTGCTGGCGGGGCGGTGGTTCGAGAAGCGGTCGAAGCGGCGGGCGGGCGCCGCGCTGCGCGCGTTGATGGAGCTCGGGGCCAAGGAGGTCACGGTGCTCCGCGACGGCGTCGAGCAGCTGGTGCCGGCCGAGCGGCTCGTGGCGGGTGACGTCTTCGTCGTGCGGCCGGGGGAGAAGGTCGCGACCGACGGGGTCGTGGAGAGCGGCACCTCGGCCGTCGACGCGTCGATGCTGACCGGCGAGTCCGTGCCGGTCGAGGTCGGGCCGGGCGACGAGGTCGTGGGCGCGACCGTCAACGCGGGCGGCCGGCTGGTCGTGCGCGCGACGCGCGTCGGGACCGACACACAGCTGGCGCAGATGGCGCGGCTGGTCGAGGAGGCCCAGAACGGCAAGGCGCAGGCCCAGCGGCTGGCCGACCGGATCTCCGGGGTGTTCGTGCCCGTCGTGATCGTGCTGGCGCTGCTGACCCTCGCCGGCTGGCTGCTGGCCGGCGGCACGGCCACCGAGGCGTTCACGGCGGCCGTCGCGGTCCTGATCATCGCCTGCCCGTGCGCGCTGGGGCTGGCCACGCCGACGGCGCTGATGGTCGGCACCGGCCGAGGCGCCCAGCTCGGCATCCTGATCCGCGGACCGGAGGTGCTGGAGTCCACGCGGCGCATCGACACCGTGGTGCTCGACAAGACCGGCACGGTCACCACCGGCCGGATGTCGCTGGTCTCCGTCGTGGCCGCGTCCGGTGACTCCGTCGAGGACGTACGCCGGCTCGCTGCGGCCGTCGAGGCCGCCTCGGAGCACCCCGTCGCGCGGGCCGTCGCGGTGGCGGTGCCGGCCCCGGAGCCGGTCGAGGACTTCGCCAACGAGCCGGGGCTCGGGGTGACCGGCCGGGTCGCGGGGATCCCCGTGGTCGTCGGGGGCGCCGGGCTGTTCGCCGACCGTGGCCTGGTCGTGCCCGACGACCTGGTCGCCGCGGTCGCCGCGGCCCAGGCGCTCGGACACGTCGCCGTGCTCGTCGGGTGGGACGGCCGCGCTCGCGGCGTGCTCGCGGTGGCTGACACGGTGAAGCCGACCTCGGCCGAGGCCGTCAGGTCGCTGCGCGAGCTGGGCCTGACGCCGGTGCTGCTGACCGGCGACCACGAGCGGGCCGCGCGGGCCATCGCCGCCGAGGTGGGCATCGAGCGGGTCGTCGCCGGGGTGCTGCCCTCCGGCAAGGTCGACGAGATCCGCCGCCTGCAGGCCGAGGGCCGGGTCGTCGCGATGGTGGGTGACGGTGTCAACGATGCCGCTGCCCTGGCACAGGCCGACCTCGGGCTCGCGATGGGCACCGGGACCGATGTGGCGATCCAGGCCAGTGACCTGACGCTGGTCCGCGGGGACCTGCGGGTGGCGGCGGTCGCCGTACGGCTGGCGCGGCGGACGCTCGGCACCATCAAGGGCAACCTCTTCTGGGCGTTCGCCTACAACGTGGCCGCGCTGCCGCTGGCCGCGGCCGGGCTGCTCGACCCGATGATCGCCGGGGCCGCGATGGCGCTGTCGTCGGTGTTCGTGGTCAGCAACAGCCTGCGCCTGCGCCGCTTCTCCTGA